From Lytechinus pictus isolate F3 Inbred chromosome 6, Lp3.0, whole genome shotgun sequence, the proteins below share one genomic window:
- the LOC129263126 gene encoding uncharacterized protein LOC129263126 yields the protein MVKRKELSDDLRSQIVNAHKDGLGYKAISKRFEVHVATVQSIIRKLKTFNKVENLKRPGRKPKVSARQARCLVRAAAVNPRITTKEMLKDLNGQGTKVSRQTIQRTLNKAGLNGRRPRKTPLLKPNHT from the coding sequence ATGGTCAAGCGAAAGGAACTTAGTGACGATCTGAGATCACAAATAGTGAATGCTCACAAAGATGGTTTGGGCTACAAGGCAATATCCAAGCGTTTTGAGGTTCATGTGGCTACTGTCCAGAGCATCATCAGGAAGCTCAAGACTTTTAACAAAGTGGAGAACCTTAAAAGACCTGGACGGAAGCCCAAAGTCTCTGCAAGGCAAGCGAGATGTTTAGTTCGAGCTGCTGCTGTCAACCCCAGAATCACCACAAAGGAGATGCTGAAAGATCTCAATGGCCAAGGGACCAAGGTCTCGAGGCAAACCATCCAGAGGACCTTGAATAAGGCAGGATTGAATGGACGACGGCCACGGAAGACTCCTCTCCTAAAACCCAACCACACATGA